In Roseicyclus marinus, the genomic window CCTACGGACCAAACTGGCCATACGAACGCAGCTTCGAGATCGCTTTGCCCAATCCCTCCCGGGCCTACAGCCCGCGACAAAACCTTATCCAACATCGCAACGAACCCACGACAGGCAAGGTGATCGCCGAATTGAAGTTCGTCTTCTGGGAGCGGATGTTCACGCGCCGCCATGATGACACGATCTGGAACAAGCACTTACGAACGGTTCTGCCCCATACCGATGCCGCCAAATCCGTTCAGGACCTGCGCAGGGACGCATACCAGATGTTGGAGGCGATACGGGATCTACGGAACCGCATCGCGCATCATGAACCTATTTTCCGCCGCAATATCCGGGAAGAATATGATCGCATTCGCGCGGTCGTCGCATGGCGGAGCGAGACCGCTGCCAATTGGCTCGACAAGATCGAACAGGTGACCTGCAAGAACCCTCAAAAACCCTAGAAAATCTTGTGCGCTCAAAGGTCCCGGTCTCTCGGACTGGCAGGCCACCGCCCCCCCCTCACCGCACCTGCGCCCCCAGGTTCACCCCCTCGGCCACGCCCCTGACCTCCACGATCCCCAGCCCCAGCCGCAGCCGCCAGACACCGCCGCCCATCTCCTGCACCTCCGGCACCCCCGGCCAGCCCGACAGGTCATAGACGGCACCCGCATCCCAGCCCTCGATCACGCAGACGCCGCCCCAGCGGATGCGGTAGCGTTTCGCCCCGGCGCCTGCCTCGATCCGTGTGACGCCCGTGCCCACGACCACCTCGTGCTCGCCCTCGGCCAACCGGACCAGGTTCCGCCCCGGCCCCGGATCGATGGTCGATGCCCCCTCCCCATCCTCGATCACGTCATTGCCATGGCCGCCGTAGATGTGGTTCCGGCCCGTATAGCCGTAGATCACATCGTCGCCCGTGCCGCCGTCGAGCGTGTCGCGCCCCGGGCCCCCGTGCAGCGTGTCATTCCCCGCCTCGCCGTAGAACGCATGCCGCCGGTTCGCCTGTTTCGCCCGCGCGATCATCAGGTCGTTGCCCTTGCCCCCGAAAAACGTGGCCGCCCCGTGCTTGGGTCCGATCATCACGTCATCGCCATCCGACCCTTTCAGGTCGATCTCCACCCGTTCCGAGGTTTCGAATTCGATCGGGCTGTCGGGATGGGCGACGATGCGGATCACCTTGCCGGTCTGGCCATCGGCCTCCGATCGGCTGACCACCGTGGCGATGCGGATCTTTTCCACATGGGGCGGGCAGTGCAGCACGTAATCGTCGGGGCCCGCCATGTACCACAAGGTATCGGTGCCGCCGTCCTTCTCCTCGACGATCTTTTCCGCATCCGCCCCATAGGCCCAGTAATCGTTGTTCCCGCGCCCCCCCGCCAGGATCACCGATCCATCGACCGCCATCATCGCGTTGACCCCATCGGCGGGGTTTTCCATCCCTCGCAGGTCGAGGCCGAGGTTCAGCGCCCCCTTGACCAGTTCGGCGCGCAAATCCGCCAGCGGGGCAGAGGCCGCGATATTCTCCGTCTCGCCCGGATCGGCGATCAGGTCATAGACATGCTCTTCGCCATTGGGGTAGCGGAAGTAGCGGTATTGCGTCATCCCCTCGACCGAGGGGCGGACCGACAACGTGCCGAACACGCAGGTGACGGGCGACCATTGCCGGTCATATTCCCCGAAACTCGCATCGATCAGCGGCAAGAGCGATTGACCCGATGTCCAATCGGGGCGCGGCGGCAGACCGGCCAGATCCATGATCGTGTGTGCGATGTTGTGCAGGCTCACGGGCAGGGTGATTTCGCGCCCTTCCTCCATCGCAGGATGGTGGATGCCCAGCGGGATATGGGCCGCACTGTCCCACTGGCTCATCTTGTGGAAACTGTCATGCGTCCCGAGGTTGAAGCCGTTGTCCGAAAAGAACACGACCGTCGTGTTCCCCCCGAGGGGGGAGGCCTCCAGCGCCTGCAGAAACCGGCCCAATTCGTGATCCATGTGGGAAATGGCCGCGAAATAGGCGCGCACCACCTGCCGCCATGCCTCGTCGCCCGCCTTTTCCGGGGTCCATTGGCCATTGGCGATATAGGCCGCCTCGTAGACCGCGAAACCGGGCTGGGGCCCGTGGTAATCATCGGCATGCGCGATCGAGGGCCAGCGGATCTTGGCCGGGTCATATTGCGCATAGAACCTGTCGGGCGTGATCAGGTTGTAATGCGGATGCTTGAAGCCCAGCTGGATCAGGTGCCGCCGCCCCGGATCGGCGCGCTGCAGGAAATCGATGGCATTCTGCGCGACGTGGAAATCGTAGAACGTGTCATCCTGCGATCCGTCGTCATCGGGGTGGTTCACCCCTTTGATGCCGGGACCGCGGTCGAGATAGGTCTTCACCCTTGCGCGCTTGCCGCCGTCGGTGGCCTCCGGCTCCTCGTGGAACAGGATGCGGCGGTACTCCTCCGGCATGGGCTGGTAATTGCTGTCGACCTTGCCGGTGGTGAAGGTGTGAAACCCCGCCCGCCGCAGGTCATAGGCCCAGGCTTTCTCGGGCCGGTAGATATCGCGCCAGAACCGGTTGAGGTCGACCAACCCCGACCGGAACGGGCTGATGCCTGTCGCCACCTCGGCCCGGCAGGGCGCGCAGAGCGGTACGGTCGCATAGGCATTGGTGAAGCGCGCCGCCCGCGCCATGAAACGGTCGAGGTTCGGCGTCTCGATCCTCAGGCCAAAGGCGTCGCGCCAGGTGTAGACATCGATCAGGTCATCGACCCAGATCACCACGATATTGCCACCGGCGATGGTCTCGCGGGCAAAGCTCATAGGACCTCCGCCCAGAGGTGAAAGCGCCTCAGCGCCACCAGCGCCGCGCGCTCCTCCGCCCCCTCCGCCTGCAGCAGCGCGCGCCCCGGCCAGAACCAGACATCCGCGATCAAGGCCGCGCCCAGCGTCTTGGTCAGGCCGGGGCGCTGGTTGCGGCAGCCGAAAAACAGGTTGCCCGCCCCCGACAGGACCTGCGCCCTGGCCCGTGCTTCCGCCTCCGGTCCGCCCAGAACCGCCACCGCCAGCCTGTCCCGCATCAGCGAGACAAGCACCAGCCGCGTCGCCTCCGGTTCGGGCGCGGGCAGGGTGATCTCGACCAGGCCCTTGTCATCCTTGACCGTCACCCGCCCCTCGGCCTCGGACAGGTAAAGGTAATTCTCGACCGCCGATTTCTTCGTCCCGCCGCCCGTGTTGAAGGTGAGGATCGTTTTCGCCTCCTCCCCCCAACCCGGCAGGTAGCGCGCGGCGAAACTGGCGGTGGCGGCATCCGGGGCCACATCCTCGGCCACCATCCCGCAATGTAGCCCCTCGCGGCACTGCAGACCCGCCAGATCGCCCGCCGCCCCGCTCAGCCCATTGCCGGTATTGGGCGCGGTCGGGCGCGCGCGCGCACCACGGATCCGGTCGGCCCAGTCCGTCACCGCCCCGGCCTTGTCCGTGACGACCCGCGCCCCGTCCCACCAGAGCGCACCGGACCCATCCAACGCCTCCGACAGGATATCCGCACCCCCATCGCACAGAACACCGGGCGGCAGGTTTTCGGACAAAGCGATCATGCCGCCCCCCCGCTTTTTCCCTCATGCACCGGCAAGATCGCGGGCAAGGCCCAGCGGTTGAGCGGCGCGCCGCTCCGGCTGTCCAGCTGCCAACCATCCCGCACCCCGCCCGGCACACCCGCGCCATAGGCCAGCTGCAGGCCTTGTTCCTTGCCGCTCACCCGCACGAGCAGGGCCTGCGGATCGTCGGGCGCAAGCGTCACCGCCTCGACCGTCACACCCCCGCCAAGCACGGCAAACCCCGCCGCCCCGCCGCCCTCCAGCACCAGGGGCCCCTCGGCCTGCGCCGTGACCCGGATCAGCGGCGCACCCCCCGGTTCCCATTCGGCCAGAAACAGGGTCGGGCAGCGCCATCCTTCGCCCATCGAGATCGCCGCCGCCGTCATCTCGGCCATGCGCAGCCGGGCCGCGTCGGTCGGGCGGTCATAGGCATCGCGGGCAAAGGCATAGCTGGGGCTGGAGAAAATCAGCCGATGATCGCCATGGTTCCACGCCAATTCCCACTGGCCCTGCAACACCGCCGCCGCCGTTTCGGGGTCGAGCCCCGCCTCGAACCGCGCGACAAAGAGCGGCCTGTCAAAGCCCAGCCGCCCCAATTCCCCCTCGATCCGGCGCATGACGGCGAGCATCCCGTCGCGATAGGCGATGGTATCGCCGCCCAGATCCTCCAGCGCGTAATCGAGGCAGATCGCGAGGATCTTTGCCCGCTTGCCCA contains:
- a CDS encoding sulfatase-like hydrolase/transferase: MSFARETIAGGNIVVIWVDDLIDVYTWRDAFGLRIETPNLDRFMARAARFTNAYATVPLCAPCRAEVATGISPFRSGLVDLNRFWRDIYRPEKAWAYDLRRAGFHTFTTGKVDSNYQPMPEEYRRILFHEEPEATDGGKRARVKTYLDRGPGIKGVNHPDDDGSQDDTFYDFHVAQNAIDFLQRADPGRRHLIQLGFKHPHYNLITPDRFYAQYDPAKIRWPSIAHADDYHGPQPGFAVYEAAYIANGQWTPEKAGDEAWRQVVRAYFAAISHMDHELGRFLQALEASPLGGNTTVVFFSDNGFNLGTHDSFHKMSQWDSAAHIPLGIHHPAMEEGREITLPVSLHNIAHTIMDLAGLPPRPDWTSGQSLLPLIDASFGEYDRQWSPVTCVFGTLSVRPSVEGMTQYRYFRYPNGEEHVYDLIADPGETENIAASAPLADLRAELVKGALNLGLDLRGMENPADGVNAMMAVDGSVILAGGRGNNDYWAYGADAEKIVEEKDGGTDTLWYMAGPDDYVLHCPPHVEKIRIATVVSRSEADGQTGKVIRIVAHPDSPIEFETSERVEIDLKGSDGDDVMIGPKHGAATFFGGKGNDLMIARAKQANRRHAFYGEAGNDTLHGGPGRDTLDGGTGDDVIYGYTGRNHIYGGHGNDVIEDGEGASTIDPGPGRNLVRLAEGEHEVVVGTGVTRIEAGAGAKRYRIRWGGVCVIEGWDAGAVYDLSGWPGVPEVQEMGGGVWRLRLGLGIVEVRGVAEGVNLGAQVR